In Nocardia sp. NBC_00403, one DNA window encodes the following:
- a CDS encoding PaaI family thioesterase, which translates to MTSNDLAAIETSDGVRRLQLEWDDPAQAVLGLLQLSRDELVQRLRSGDLPQPPLSKLLNIAVVDAEPGRMVLSLGPDERHVNFLGVVGGGVLGAVLDVAMWGAVQLSMDDKSMVTTTSMNTNFLRRVSHDQATLRAIAQTVHVGRTTAAAEARLVDDDDKIYATATANFVRLGG; encoded by the coding sequence CGTCCGACGGCGTGCGGAGGTTGCAACTGGAGTGGGATGATCCGGCCCAGGCCGTGCTCGGCCTGCTGCAGCTGTCGCGCGATGAACTGGTGCAGCGTCTGCGGTCCGGCGACCTACCCCAGCCGCCGCTGTCGAAGCTGCTCAACATCGCGGTCGTGGACGCCGAGCCGGGGCGGATGGTCTTGAGTCTCGGGCCCGACGAGCGGCACGTGAACTTCCTCGGCGTGGTCGGCGGCGGGGTGCTCGGCGCCGTCCTCGACGTGGCGATGTGGGGGGCGGTTCAACTGTCCATGGACGACAAGTCCATGGTCACCACCACCAGCATGAATACGAACTTCCTGCGCAGAGTCTCGCACGACCAGGCAACGCTGCGCGCGATCGCGCAGACCGTGCATGTCGGCCGGACGACGGCCGCCGCCGAAGCACGTCTTGTCGACGACGACGACAAGATCTATGCGACAGCGACTGCCAATTTCGTTCGGTTGGGAGGCTGA